A window of the Juglans microcarpa x Juglans regia isolate MS1-56 chromosome 5D, Jm3101_v1.0, whole genome shotgun sequence genome harbors these coding sequences:
- the LOC121266266 gene encoding cysteine-rich repeat secretory protein 38-like: MSSSQFTSSIYLLTVALLLQTIFGASPLYHVCSSSQNFTSNGPYESNLKKLLSYLHYKTPPPGFGLGSVGKFDQYQIHGLALCRGDVNSTECKTCVNEASNEIHKRCPYNEGAVIWYDNCLLKYSNKDFFGQIDNESRFYLLNVRNVSEPEVFNQKARDLLSQLAKEASVVPKMYAVGEVELGEWTKLYGYAQCTRDLSSMNCFKCLEDAIGELPSCCDGKEGGRVVGGSCNIRYEIYPFFSA; the protein is encoded by the coding sequence atgtcTTCCTCACAGTTCACCTCCTCTATCTACCTGCTCACTGTTGCTCTTCTCCTCCAAACCATATTCGGAGCCAGCCCTCTCTACCATGTCTGTTCCAGCTCTCAGAATTTCACAAGCAATGGCCCTTATGAATCAAACCTCAAAAAGCTCTTGAGTTATCTGCACTACAAAACCCCTCCCCCGGGTTTTGGCCTTGGTTCAGTTGGAAAGTTTGATCAATACCAAATTCACGGTCTTGCTCTCTGTCGCGGTGATGTTAATTCCACGGAATGCAAAACTTGTGTGAACGAGGCCAGCAACGAAATCCACAAACGCTGCCCGTATAATGAAGGTGCAGTTATCTGGTACGATAATTGTCTTTTGAAGTACTCGAACAAAGATTTCTTCGGCCAAATCGATAATGAAAGCAGGTTTTACTTGTTGAATGTGAGAAATGTTAGTGAGCCTGAAGTATTCAACCAGAAAGCCAGGGATTTGTTGAGCCAACTAGCCAAGGAGGCGTCTGTGGTTCCCAAAATGTATGCAGTTGGAGAGGTAGAGCTCGGAGAATGGACGAAACTCTACGGATATGCGCAGTGCACAAGAGACCTTTCGAGCATGAATTGTTTCAAGTGTCTTGAGGATGCGATTGGTGAACTTCCTAGTTGCTGCGATGGCAAAGAAGGAGGGAGGGTCGTTGGTGGAAGCTGTAATATTAGATATGAGATTTACCCATTCTTTAGTGCTTag